A genomic region of Kluyveromyces marxianus DMKU3-1042 DNA, complete genome, chromosome 5 contains the following coding sequences:
- the POP6 gene encoding ribonuclease P/MRP protein subunit POP6 — translation MSESIRLIYQQKDVDVDPSNHSDVTAYISNVILPDTLRNCGMSESTTPLTGNSSKSVDITYATFSKNSNIKQSVDSLVKKAGMNNDIVVVSYGMHIQKTLSIIEIFKSTDAGKKLHQFNRLDSFVEVKPGRNELLDQKVNIPILIIAFTIEDVKNLSGFTKQS, via the coding sequence ATGTCAGAAAGTATTAGACTAATATACCAGCAAAAGGATGTAGATGTGGATCCCTCGAATCATTCCGATGTTACAGCCTATATCAGCAATGTTATTCTACCAGACACACTACGCAATTGTGGAATGAGTGAGAGCACCACCCCTCTTACCGGTAATTCATCTAAATCTGTAGATATCACTTATGCGACGTTCAGCAAAAACTCAAATATAAAACAGTCTGTTGATTCCCTAGTGAAAAAAGCAGGAATGAACAATGATATAGTAGTTGTTTCTTATGGTATGCATATACAAAAGACATTATCCATCATAGAGATATTCAAGAGTACTGATGCTGGAAAGAAGTTGCATCAATTCAATAGGTTGGATTCATTCGTGGAGGTGAAGCCAGGGCGTAACGAATTACTTGATCAAAAGGTCAACATTCCAATTCTCATTATTGCATTTACAATAGAGGATGTGAAGAATCTATCAGGCTTCACGAAGCAAAGCTAA
- a CDS encoding DUF3445 domain-containing protein (This family of proteins are functionally uncharacterized), producing MIIDLSLILRKQVTFPLLCYILYQLYKDLVSKEPKSVETEIIAEDTPSEEPCTPEPVDNAVYQKKRWQPVDYMRNLKPSEQEKDYTPWSTTNPFPYQPFKPGEYRLTMGVKSIPLEHWFMFENTLKSRIEKKWEIIKEAYKDVMYHLDPAMVNCDTYYNSDYTDEVLVTAKDVEIADAAVCEWYNSVVSYLVTRFPQYFQVVLSPDDETPGVLHNSIMDEYHPVNAEKYLQLGNTDVPFLKYYCFNVGIIPAELTNPKNLRDKVGRIPLVTTEKTRRAHELILSVQRMVEEDLILLSPNANKQFDGEYILMSGCFAFAAGFNPRERFLKPLTQIHGPVPEYKIKLQSQMNKFFQTHKPQKLVMRINFSFQTHSKLYVTDDNKGVATEEIRAKTLDELHGGHDLHYRSERQCLIKFENTQAMCFSIKTYLWNLQDEFLPNDYYSQEGVIQDLCEAVKGMQYTIGQYKRRPEWGPALLEMLEPKLNSKV from the coding sequence ATGATTATCGATCTAAGCTTGATTTTAAGGAAGCAAGTGACTTTCCCGTTGTTATGCTATATTTTATATCAACTATACAAGGATCTAGTTTCCAAAGAGCCCAAATCAGTTGAGACTGAAATAATTGCTGAAGACACCCCATCAGAGGAGCCATGCACCCCAGAACCTGTGGACAATGCGGTAtaccaaaagaagagatggCAACCGGTTGACTACATGCGGAACTTAAAACCATcagaacaagagaaagattATACACCATGGTCCACAACAAATCCGTTCCCTTACCAACCTTTCAAACCAGGTGAATATAGATTAACGATGGGTGTGAAGTCCATTCCACTTGAGCATTGGTTTATGTTTGAGAATACCTTAAAGAGTAGGATAGAGAAAAAGTGGGAGATAATTAAAGAAGCATATAAAGATGTCATGTACCACTTGGATCCTGCAATGGTCAATTGTGATACCTATTATAACTCTGACTATACTGATGAAGTTTTGGTTACTGCAAAAGATGTTGAGATTGCAGATGCTGCGGTATGTGAGTGGTACAATTCTGTGGTTAGTTACTTAGTGACCAGATTCCCACAATACTTTCAAGTTGTGTTAAGCCCTGATGATGAAACTCCAGGCGTATTACATAACAGTATCATGGATGAATATCATCCTGTTAATGCTGAGAAGTACTTGCAACTAGGAAACACTGACGTGCCATTCTTGAAATACTATTGTTTCAATGTCGGCATCATACCAGCGGAGTTGACCAATCCAAAGAACTTAAGGGACAAGGTGGGAAGAATACCACTTGTAACCACGGAAAAAACACGGAGAGCTCATGAACTTATACTTAGTGTACAACGTATGGTTGAAGAGGACTTGATTTTATTGTCGCCAAATGCAAATAAACAATTTGATGGCGAGTATATCTTGATGTCTGGATGCTTTGCATTTGCTGCTGGTTTCAACCCACGCGAACGGTTCCTCAAGCCGTTGACTCAAATTCATGGACCGGTTCCTGAGTATAAGATAAAACTTCAATCGCAAATGAATAAATTCTTCCAAACGCATAAGCCTCAAAAATTGGTGATGAGAATAAATTTCTCATTCCAAACCCATTCGAAGCTGTATGTCACTGATGACAACAAAGGTGTTGCGACAGAAGAAATCAGAGCGAAAACGCTGGACGAGCTGCATGGTGGACACGACCTACATTATAGATCGGAAAGACAATGTTTAATAAAATTCGAGAATACACAGGCTATGTGTTTTTCAATTAAGACGTATTTGTGGAATTTGCAGGATGAATTCTTGCCTAATGACTACTACTCTCAAGAAGGGGTGATTCAAGATCTTTGCGAGGCGGTAAAGGGCATGCAGTACACGATAGGACAATATAAACGTAGACCCGAGTGGG